The Candidatus Sulfotelmatobacter sp. genome includes the window CGGATCGTTCACCGAGAGTTCAACATCAATCCACTGATAAGGCACGTGGCTGCGCCCTAGAAAATCCCGCAGCTCATAGGATCGCGGCGACCAGCGCGTCCCCAGCACGCGGATTCCCTGAAATGTGGGGCGATACGACGCTTGCCAGTCATCCAGCAGGTCGTCGATTTGAGGGTACAAATTCTCGCTAGGAGGGTCCCACGGCTTCATGAAAAAGTATTCGAGGTTGGCCTGGTTGATTGCGCTGATCGCGGCATTGGTGTCGGCGTAGGCCGTGAGCAGCGTGCGCTTGGCGTCGGGAAAGATCTGGCGCGCCTTCTGCAGGAATTCCACGCCATCCATGCGGGGCATGCGCTGATCGACCAGAAGCAGGGCCACGGCATCGTTGCGAACCTTCAGCGCGTTCAGCAGGTCGAGCGCCGCTTCCGGTGAGTCGCTGCTCACGACGCGATAACCGGCTCCGTACTGCGATCGCAAATCGCGCTCGATCGCCCGCAACACATCGGGATCGTCGTCGACGGTCAGCAAGATCGGCTTCGGCATGATCGCTCTCAGACTCAGAGATGAAGCTTGGTCGTTCCACGGACTCGCGGGTTGGAACAACTGTTAGATACAGTAAATCACGATTCGGTCGCGTGATTTGTTGCTTCGCGCTACGGGCACGCTTTCATAACACTTTTGATAAGAGCGCTAAAGCTATGCCGCTTCCATTTCGTCCACATAACACCAGACCCACGATTCTCCCGGCTCGTTCGAGCGGATGAGCGGGTGCTGCGTCTTGTGGAAATGTTTGGTGGCATGCTTGTTCTTTGACGAATCGCAGCAGCCCACATGTCCACAGCTAAGACACAGGCGCAGATGCACCCAGGAATCGCCAATCTTGATGCAGTCTTCGCACACATGCACGTCTGTCTTTCCGATTTTGATTTGATTCAGGTGAGTACATTTGTTCGGCATGGCAATCTCCCGGCGAGAAATTCTTAATCTTGAGGATCAAGTGACCTTCGTCATGTAACGAAAGGCCACCATCACTGTCAAGAGCCGCGCCTTTCGCGCACAATTGGTTTGGAGGTTTCATCTGTGTTGCGGCTCGATTATTTATCTTGTGTCTTAACCGTCGCGTCCACAATTCTGGTAGGGCGGCGGTGCTGGGAAGGCTGGGCATTGGCTGGCGTGAATAG containing:
- a CDS encoding UBP-type zinc finger domain-containing protein encodes the protein MPNKCTHLNQIKIGKTDVHVCEDCIKIGDSWVHLRLCLSCGHVGCCDSSKNKHATKHFHKTQHPLIRSNEPGESWVWCYVDEMEAA